The Miscanthus floridulus cultivar M001 chromosome 7, ASM1932011v1, whole genome shotgun sequence genome includes a region encoding these proteins:
- the LOC136465644 gene encoding uncharacterized protein, with the protein MAEGSLPLPNWRSGLLEDLLKSIGQHLASGHDVVSFRSACSPWRAIVPFVTFGPLLLLPFDLDSERVGFYCVSEKKVLSKTLPDVRGKVACGSSCGWLALMDEAASVTLLNPFTDARAPRVELPPADEHVMAASLSDHVSRVHGRWVLHPTNGYRDADAAGRAIKLKGMRDVFFCEIVLSAPLDAAGHECVAMAMLGCSTEVMFCRVGLDSAWTLSDTKLEFSMGSIVHYQDMFLAINCTEEISVCSSNVTDATPTATLLPSLSPPAGLCHRSYLESNGELHIVGAMVSTFHETQSFTYSNAIYKCNLHYRTPE; encoded by the exons ATGGCCGAGGG gtccctacctctccctaACTGGAGATCCGGCCTGCTAGAGGATCTCCTCAAGTCCATCGGGCAGCAtctcgcgtcaggccacgacgtggtgtccttccgatccgcttgctccccatggcgcgccATCGTTCCGTTCGTgaccttcgggccgctcctgctgctcccgttcgaccTCGACTCAGAAcgcgtcggcttctactgcgtcTCGGAGAaaaaggtcttgtccaagacgctgcccgacgtgcgcggcaaggtggcgtgTGGCTCCTCATGTGGGTGGCTagcgctcatggacgaggcggcgTCCGTGACACTGCTGAATCCATTCACCGATGCCCGtgccccccgcgttgagctcccgccagcagACGAACACGTCATGGCGGCGTCCTTATCGGATcacgtgtctagggtccacggtcggtgggtcctccatcccaccaacggctacagagacgcggatgccgcaggcagagccatcaaACTAAAAGgcatgagggacgtgttcttctgtgagatcgtgctctcggcgccgcTTGACGCCGCCGGCcacgagtgcgtggccatggccatgcttgggtgctctaCGGAGGTCATGTTCTGTCGGGTTGGActcgacagcgcatggacgctgtccgacaccaaactggagttctccatggggtccatcgtccactaCCAAGACATGTTCTTGGCGATCAACTGTACTGAAGAAATCTCCGTCTGCAGCAGCAACGTCACCGacgctactccaaccgcgacgctgctgccatcactatcgccacctgcggggctctgccaccgcagctacctagaatcaaacggtgagctacACATTGTGGGTGCtatggtgagcacgttccacgaaacacagagcttcacctacagcaaCGCGATCTATAAGTGCAACCTCCACTACCGTACGCCGGAGTGa
- the LOC136463404 gene encoding uncharacterized protein yields MTTNKELTAEVERLRRHLEAADQERTNQETQNQNLVGQLENKEQEKISLEAEVTRLQGENSRALAECGRLKEDNEKLARRQSELQDHTNKMKDDLKILKVNAKRHLEAVIKERDDWKAQCLKASEERDTWSKRCQEMATGIVPVLDLIDPALTEEELRTPQLGLVERCKQAWGWFQDFVKEAGEYTGAHVLSMVRAHYPLIDLKCLEAGYPKEIDPDQAEELRTAQLDLSSKIIGDINLCGGGTAPMEGMPSTSQLEMPSATSQPTKPAVSTSQAPVGPSPSA; encoded by the exons Atgacgaccaataaggagctgacggctgaagtggaacgcctacggcgccaccttgaagccgccgaccaggagaggacaaaccaagaaacacagaaccaaaacctggtcggccagctcgaaaacaaagagcaggagaaaataa gtttagaagctgaagtgacccgcctccagggggagaacagccgcgcgcttgcagaatgtggtcgcctgaaggaggataacgagaaactggcacgccgccagtcggaactccaagaccacactaacaaaatgaaggacgacctgaaaa ttttgaaagtcaatgccaagaggcaccttgaggccgtgatcaaggagcgcgacgactggaaagcacaatgccttaaggcctccgaggagcgggacacatgGAGCAAGcgatgccaagaaatggcaacaggcattgtgcccgtcctcgaccttatcgacccggcgctcacagaggaagagctaaggacacctcagctcggactggtcgagagatgcaagcaagcatggggatggttccaagacttcgtgaaggaggcgggtgagtacacgggtgcccatgtgctaagcatggtgcgtgctcactaccccctgatcgatcttaaatgcttggaggctgggtacccgaaggagatagacccagaccaggccgaagagcttcggacggcccagctggacttgtcgtcaaagataattggcgatattaacctgtgcggaggtgggacagcacctatggagggtatgccatcgacaagccagctggaaatgccatcagctacaagccaaccaacgaagcctgcggtctcgaccagccaggcaccggtggggccatccccttcagcttga